A stretch of DNA from Thermus sp. LT1-2-5:
CGTGGACCCCACCCCGCACCAGGAGGTAGCCGATCATCTCCCGGGCCACGGGGTTATTCGTCATCTCGTAGACCCGGAGCTTATGGGTGCGGGCCGCCACTTCCAGGAAGAAGTTGTGGAGAAGATCCAGGATAAGGTTGCCGCTGGTGAAGACGTACTCTCCGTTCCAGTGCTCGCCCATGGCCCCCATCACCAGGGTGTTGGCGCCTCCGGCGATGAAGTGGGCGGCGTTGCGGGCATCCTTGGCGAAGCCCAAGGGGGCGCTTACGGGGTCCACCCCTTCTTCCAGGTCTTGGCCGGGGTTCTTGGCCAGGAGGCTGTTGATGGTGGCGGAGACCAGTTCGATGTGCCCGAGCTCCTCCGTGGCGATGTTCGCGATGAGGTCGTAGTAGGGCTTGAGCGCCTTCTTCCCCCGGAAGTTGAAGGACTGGTACATGTAGTTCATCAGGGTGGACATCTCCCCAAAGCGCCCGCCCAGAAGGGCCTGCACCGCGGCGGCGGCATTGGGGTCCTGCTCCTTGGGCATGGGCAACTCAATCTGCAACCGGTCTATTCTCAGAAACATATCCACCTCCTTTGCCAGGGCGGGTGTTCCCACCCGGCACTTCCCACCTTAGGGGTACAAGGTGCATAAGTCCAATAGATTATGACTCCCATAGCTATAAAATGTCGCTATGGGTCTTACCCTGGATCAGTTGCGCTACCTGGTTGCCTTGGCCGAGGAGGGAAGCTTCACCCGCGCGGCGGAACGCGTGTACCTCACCCAACCCGCATTGAGCGTGCAGATTCGCAAGCTGGAAGAGGCTTTGGGGGTGCGGCTTTTTGACCGCAGGAAGGGAACGCCTACGGAAGTGGGGCAAGCGGTGGTGGCCCAGGCGCGGCGGGTGCTGGAGGAGGTGGAGCGCCTTGTGGCCCTGGCTCGAGGCCAAGAGGGGGTGTTCCAGGGACCCTTTCACGTGGGCGTTATCCCCACCTTAGCC
This window harbors:
- a CDS encoding manganese catalase family protein, whose translation is MFLRIDRLQIELPMPKEQDPNAAAAVQALLGGRFGEMSTLMNYMYQSFNFRGKKALKPYYDLIANIATEELGHIELVSATINSLLAKNPGQDLEEGVDPVSAPLGFAKDARNAAHFIAGGANTLVMGAMGEHWNGEYVFTSGNLILDLLHNFFLEVAARTHKLRVYEMTNNPVAREMIGYLLVRGGVHAAAYGKALETLTGVEMNKMLPIPRIDNSKIPEAKKYMDLGFHRNLYRFSPSDYQDLGLIWKGASPEDGTEVVVVDGPPTGGPVFDAGHDAAEFAPEFHPGELYEIAKKLYEKAK